The sequence TCAGCCAGTTGATAATGGCGCATAACGACCTCGAGACCAAAATCGCTGGTCTGCTAGACGAAAAAGACGTGATGCTCGGCGCAATCGGCCACGATCTAAAGACACCACTTGCCGCTCTACGCGTCCGAATTGAAAGCGTCAGTGACGAGACGGAACGCGCCAGAATGGCCGAGACAATCGACGGCATCGCCGGATCGCTCGACGACATTTTATCACTGGCGCGCGTTGGCCGCCCTACTGATCCGCTAGAGTCAGTTGAACTAGGCGCACTCGCTGCCTCGATTGTTGAGGAATATGAGGATCTGGGCGAGCCCGTTACTGTCGAAGAGAGCGAACGCATGGTGGGCCAGATGCGCGCGAGTTGGGTGCGCCGTGCCTTGCGCAATCTCATTTCCAATGCGCTGCGTTATGGCGGCTCGGCGCGCGTTTCGCTGACCCGTGAAGCCAGCGAAAACGGGGACAACGCCATATTGTTGGTCGAAGACGATGGCCCCGGCATTCCAGCCGCTGATATAGGCCGGATGATGGAGCCGTTCACGCGCGGCGAACCTTCGCGCAACAAACTGACCGGCGGCGCGGGGCTGGGCCTCACTCTGGCGCGGGCCATTGCCGAACAACATGGCGGAACACTGAAGCTTGTGAACCTCCATGATGATGCCGGCAATATCACCGGTCTCGCGGCGAAGATATCTCTTCCTCTCGGCTGACAACCGTTCGTCGGGCGCCATAGCGCGCTTATAGAAACGGTTCACAGGCAAAGGCTTGCTCTGCTAATGCGCAGCAACCTTGGGAGACTACGAGACATGCGTTCAGCCTTTATCGCCGCCGCCACTGCCAGTTTGCTTGCGGGCTGCGCCACACTGCCTGCTTCAGACAATTCGGCACCTGTTGCTGCAGCGCCTGCGGAAGCAACGATCGGCTTGACCACGCGGCCGCTTCCCGCATCGACCAATACCGATCTGCCGCGAATTGCGCGCCCGCTTCACTATACAATCACGATAGTTCCCGACGCAGCCAATCTGCGATTTTCCGGCTCGTCTTCTGTCGACATTGAAGTGTTCGAAGAGACTGATGTTGTCACGATGCATGCGGTCGAACTGGACATACAATCGGCGTCGCTAATCGACCTCTCGACCGGCGAGAGCGAGCCACTGGCGGTCTATTATGACGCTGACAAACAGACCGCGACCTTCAACGCCGGCCTCTCATTCCCGCGTGGCAAATACCGGATCGACACGGTCTATACTGGCATCATCAACACACAGGCCAACGGGCTCTTCGCGCTCGATTACCCGGATAAAATCGACGGCAGCGACCGACGCGGATTGTTCACCCAATTCGAAGCGCCGGACGCGCGGCGCTTTGCCCCGATGTTTGACGAGCCGAGCTACAAAGCGACCTTCGATCTTTCCGCGATCGTGCCATCTGCGCAAATGGCGCTGAGCAACATGCCGGTCGTCAAAGAGACTGATCTTGGCGACGGCACCAAGCGCGTTACTTTCGGCACGAGTCCTCAGATGTCGTCCTACCTGTTGTTCTTCGGCCTCGGCGATTTTGAACGCGCTTCGAAGATGGCGTCCGATGGCACCGAAGTCGGCATCGTAGCCCCCATCGGCAGCGGCGATCAAAAAGATTATGCGCTGAACGAAATGGCCCCGCTGATGGGCTACTTTAACGAATATTTCGGCGTGGATTACCCGCTGCCCAAGCTCGATAATATCGCCGGCCCCGGCAGCTCGCAGTTCTTCGGTGCAATGGAAAACTGGGGCGCAATCTTCACGTTCGAGCGCATCTTGCTGGTCGATCCCTCGATCACCAGCGCTTCGGCAAAGCAGCGTCTGTCGGCAACGCAGGCGCATGAGGTGGCTCACCAATGGTTTGGCAATATCGTGACCATGGCGTGGTGGGACGATCTTTGGCTGAACGAAGGTTTCGCCAGCTGGATGGAAACCAAGGCGACCGACCACTTCCACCCTGAATGGTATCCCAAGCTTAGCCGTGTCGGCGGGCGCGAAGCTGCGATGAACCTCGATGCTTTCGTAACCACTCATCCCGTTGTGCAAGAAATCCGCACCGTCGAGGAAACGTCCCAAGCGTTCGACGCCATCGCCTATCAAAAGGGTGAAGCGGTCATTTCCATGCTTGAAGCCTATGCCGGTGAAGATGTGTGGCGCGAAGGTATCCGCGCTTACATGAAGCAGCACGCCTACGGGAATACGGTCAGCAACGATCTGTGGGTCTCGGTTGAGAACGCGGGCGCCACTGGCCTTGCCGCAATAGCGCGTGATTTTACGCTTCAGCCAGGCATCCCGATGGTCGAAATTGGCGATGCGATCTGTGAGGGCGGCAAGACGACCTTTTCTGTAAAGCAGAGCGAATTTAGCCGCGACCGAATGAAGGAAGTCGGCGAAACCCCGCAAAGCTGGAAGGTTCCGATGCTGGTGGCAATCGGCAATGGCGCACCGACGCGGCAGGTGCTTGAAGGCAGCGCATCGCTGACGCTGGACGGCTGCGGCCCGGTC comes from Altererythrobacter sp. ZODW24 and encodes:
- a CDS encoding M1 family metallopeptidase is translated as MRSAFIAAATASLLAGCATLPASDNSAPVAAAPAEATIGLTTRPLPASTNTDLPRIARPLHYTITIVPDAANLRFSGSSSVDIEVFEETDVVTMHAVELDIQSASLIDLSTGESEPLAVYYDADKQTATFNAGLSFPRGKYRIDTVYTGIINTQANGLFALDYPDKIDGSDRRGLFTQFEAPDARRFAPMFDEPSYKATFDLSAIVPSAQMALSNMPVVKETDLGDGTKRVTFGTSPQMSSYLLFFGLGDFERASKMASDGTEVGIVAPIGSGDQKDYALNEMAPLMGYFNEYFGVDYPLPKLDNIAGPGSSQFFGAMENWGAIFTFERILLVDPSITSASAKQRLSATQAHEVAHQWFGNIVTMAWWDDLWLNEGFASWMETKATDHFHPEWYPKLSRVGGREAAMNLDAFVTTHPVVQEIRTVEETSQAFDAIAYQKGEAVISMLEAYAGEDVWREGIRAYMKQHAYGNTVSNDLWVSVENAGATGLAAIARDFTLQPGIPMVEIGDAICEGGKTTFSVKQSEFSRDRMKEVGETPQSWKVPMLVAIGNGAPTRQVLEGSASLTLDGCGPVNANAGQLGYYRSRYTPGNLDGLEASLATLAPIDQLGLMRDQLELSETGYQPMGPALDLVMAIPADTNAVVASSTVGQLGSYYDFLDDEAAKAKMAKLASSKWGPRLKQLGFAPNDNEPLADSNLRSRLISNLGGMGDPGITAEGRRLFAALAEDERAMDGPLKTTWLNIVAGNATRGEWDRMAKIAASSKSTVEKQTYYRLLGRTENEELAKAALELALTDVPGKTNSAGMISSVAGSHSEMAFDFYLANRDKVDALVDDSGRSRFVARLFFGAESPEMLTKLEAFAEELPADERRPVDRVITVLRERFAKSPRIRGEVNDWLAQQSN